GCTCATTAGTGGTTTTTATGTTAAGTTAAAAGTTAATATTATTATCCAAGAATCTTATTCATCCTTGTAATATTTTTTAATGATACATCTTTAGGACAAGCACGCATACAATGCCTGTGATTTGAACAACTACCAAAGCCTTCAGATTGCATTTTTAAAATGAGTTTTTTTACCCTGTCTTTGGATTCAATTTTGCCTTGGGGTAATAATGCCAAATGGGTTATTTTTGCTGCCACAAATAATGTTGCACTCGCATTTGAGCAAACCCGCCACACAAGCACCACAGCCAATACAAGCTGCAGAATTAAACGCCTCATCAGAAGCATGTTTTTTGTACCAAGGTATTATTCGCTTCTAGAGCGCTACCTGTATGCATGGATATGCAGCCACCTGATTGGATAATTCGATAAACACAAATAATGTACCGGCACCGGCCCAAGCAAAAAATCTAGGAACGTCCTAAGGATAAGATTTTTTGATAAGCTTGCCCTTTGCCAATATTATTAATAAGTTGACGAGACAATACCACAACAACGTGAAAACCAAGCAACACAATCAATATCAGCACCATTAAACAGTAAGCAAACAACTGGTTAAACCAATCATAAAAACCATTAAAAGCACTTTGACCAAAGTGAAAATTTAGCAAGCTCAGCATGTGAAAAATAACGTAAGAAAACCATCAGTTTTTTAAAAGTAACACTAGTAAACTCCACTCTAAACTGCAAGCGCTCCTTCTCAATGGTTCTAGACAACTGTTATAGCGCAAAACAGGGTCTGAACAATGCGATGGTGCCATTTTTTCAGCCATTTCATACTGACCAATTGCCTCTATTAACCCCTCATAAGCAAAAGATTGTGACATTGGGTTTTTAAGCCATGCCCTAGCTTTTCGCTCAAGAAAAATCCCTGTGTAATAATATTGATGAAATTCTGAGTCTAATTTAGCAATGGTTTGGATAATTTTCTTATCTTTTACTTTAAGTGCCGCCATGTGAGCACTGGTCTGTTAAAGCCAAAATATAGACCACTAAAGCATCTTGATTGTCCGAATCAACCGCAAACACATCAATACAAATACTAATTGCCAAATCTGGTTCACGTAAAGCTTGATATTGACACGCTTTATCTAGCACAGTACTAATTGAATCTTGATGAATTAAGTGATAGTTCATAGACGAAAATTTTTAGTTATTTTTTTTCAAAATACTCTACACTTACTTACCTCTTACTAAGATAAAAAATCATAATATAAAATTTCTGTGGCTAATCTAAAAAATCATCTAACCAACATCAATTTTAGCAAAAGGCAACCTTGCAAAACTAACTACTTGATTAACTTTGGCTTCTTCATCAAGGTTGACAGGCTATTTGATAAATTTATAGGATAATTTAAGATAATATTGCTTAATCAAAATAACTAGACGCAACTTTAACCTATTAGAATAACCAAATAAAACACACAAGAAAAATGTAAAAACTGTTCACTCAAAATCATTAATGTCTGGGCACGAGCAGAATAAATTTCGATCGCCATACATATTATCGATTCGCTTAACGGGTGGAAAATATTTATTTTGTTTCAGTGAGTCTACTGGATATAACGCCTCCTCTCGTGAGTAAGGATATTGCCATTGTCCAGCCATTTCAATTGCTGTATGTGGGGCGTTTTTAAGGGGGTTGTTGTCCTTATCCCACTCGCCTTTAATTACTTTTTGAATCTCGACATAAATACTAATCATTGCCTTAATAAAACGATTAATTTCACATAGCGATTCACTTTCTGTAGGCTCAATCATGAGTGTGCCTGCCACTGGAAATGACATGGTTGGCGAGTGAAAACCATAGTCCATCAAACGCTTGGCAATGTCTTCTTCAGAGATGCCACTTTGTTCTTTTAAAGGGCGAATATCAATAATGCACTCATGCGCGACCATATTGTGCTCACCTTGATACAAGATTGGAAAATAATCTTTCAGTTCGTTGGCAATATAGTTAGCACTCACAATGGCAACTTCGGTAGACCTTTGCATGCCGTATTTACCTAATAGCTTAATATATGACCAAGAAATTGGCAAAATTGAAGCGCTGCCATACATGGCAGCGGATACGGCGTTAGAATCTTTAATCAGTGGATTGCCAGGTAAAAACTCTTTCAAGTGTACTTTAACGCCAATCGGCCCCATACCTGGACCACCACCACCATGTGGAATGGCAAATGTTTTGTGTAAATTAATATGTGACACATCTGCACCAAATTCACCCATACGAGTAATACCAACCATGGCATTTAGATTAGCACCATCTAAATATACTTGAGCACCATGGGTGTGAATAATCTCACATATTTGTTTAATTTCAACCTCGAATACACCGTGGGTAGAAGGATAAGTCACCATAATGGCTGATAACTCATCTGCGTATTTCTCAGCCTTTGTTGTTAAATCTTGGATGTCAATATTGCCAGATTCGTCACATTTGACAATCACCACTTTCATGCCTGCCATAACTGCACTGGCAGGATTAGTACCATGTGCTGATTGAGGGATTAGGCAAATATTACGTCCTTCTTCGCCTTTGGATTGATGATACGACTTAATTGCTAGAAGACCTGCAAACTCACCTTGGGAGCCTGCATTGGGTTGTAGAGAAACTGCATCGTAGCCTGTAACTTCTACTAATGCCTGCTCTAAATCTTTAAACAATTGCTGATAACCTTTGGTTTGATTTTCTGGTGCATATGGATGCAAATCAGAAAAACCAGTCAGTGTAATTGGATACATCTGCGTCGCAGCATTAAGCTTCATAGTGCAAGAGCCTAGTGCAATCATTGAATGATTAAGCGCAATGTCTTTATTTTCCAAACGCTTCAAATAGCGCATCATTTCAGTCTCACAGTGGTAGTTGCTAAACACAGGGTGAGTCAAATAATCTGAAGTACGTAAATTATTTTTAGTAATATTCAAAAGAAAATTTTCTGACTGATAATAAACAGTTTTATCTGTTGATAGGATTGACACAAGGCGTGATAATTCATCAACTGTTGTAGTTTCATCAAGTGCAATGCTTAATTGGTTGTCATTAATTAAACGTAAATTAATGTTGTTTGATTGTGCTGTATTAAACAAACTAACAGCATTAGTCGTATTAATAGTGATTGTGTCAAAAAATTGCTCTGCGGCTAATTCAAAGCCCGCATCAAGCAGGCTTTTGGCAAGATTATTGGCCTTAGCATGCACACTTAACGCAATTTTTTTCAAGCCTTTAGCGCCATGATAAATACCATAAGCGGCAGCAAGCACTGCTAATAAAACTTGAGCAGTGCAAATATTACTAGTGGCTTTATCTCGACGAATGTGTTGCTCACGAGTTTGTAATGACATGCGCATTGCTGGATTGCCTAAAACATCTTGAGACATACCAATAAGCCGACCTGGTATCATGCGTTTAAACGTATCACGCGCACTTAAAAATGCCGCATGTGGCCCACCAAAGCCCATAGGCACGCCAAAGCGTTGCGAGCTGCCCACTGCAATATCAGCCCCCATTTCTGCAGGGGTTTTAAGGAGTGTCAATGCTAAAAGGTCACAAGCAACAATGGTTAATACATTATTATTTTTTGCTCTAGTAATGTCAGCAGTTAAATCTCGAACATCGCCATTTGTGCCTGGATATTGCATCAAACAAGCAAAACAACTACTAAAATCATCGTGTTGAATGTCTTTAATAATCAACTCAATGCCTAACGGCTTGGCACGAGTTTGCAAAATGGTAATGGTTTGTGGATGGGTGTTAATATTAATCAAAAAACAATTAGATTTGTTTTTCCTATTAGCGCGCTTGGCCATCATCATCGCTTCAGCACAAGCAGTTGGCTCATCTAATAATGACGCATTGGAGATATCCATGCCCGTTAAATCGATAATCATTTGCTGAAAATTAAGCAGCATTTCCAAACGACCTTGAGAAATCTCAGCCTGATAAGGTGTATAAGCTGTGTACCAACCTGGGTTTTCTAAAATATTACGTTGAATGACGCTCGGCATTAGCGTGCCATAATAACCTTGACCGATAAAGTTAGTTGCTAAGATATTTTTAGCAGCAAGGCTTGAGGCTAATGCCAAAGTATCCCGCTCAGTCATGCCTTCATCAAGTGCCATTCGATTGCCAAATAAAATATTTTTAGGCACTGTTTTTGATATCACCTCATCAACAGATAAGCAACCAATACTGCTTAGCATAGTCTCAATATCACTTTT
This Abyssogena phaseoliformis symbiont OG214 DNA region includes the following protein-coding sequences:
- the gcvP gene encoding aminomethyl-transferring glycine dehydrogenase, translating into MSNEFLARHLGPSKSDIETMLSSIGCLSVDEVISKTVPKNILFGNRMALDEGMTERDTLALASSLAAKNILATNFIGQGYYGTLMPSVIQRNILENPGWYTAYTPYQAEISQGRLEMLLNFQQMIIDLTGMDISNASLLDEPTACAEAMMMAKRANRKNKSNCFLININTHPQTITILQTRAKPLGIELIIKDIQHDDFSSCFACLMQYPGTNGDVRDLTADITRAKNNNVLTIVACDLLALTLLKTPAEMGADIAVGSSQRFGVPMGFGGPHAAFLSARDTFKRMIPGRLIGMSQDVLGNPAMRMSLQTREQHIRRDKATSNICTAQVLLAVLAAAYGIYHGAKGLKKIALSVHAKANNLAKSLLDAGFELAAEQFFDTITINTTNAVSLFNTAQSNNINLRLINDNQLSIALDETTTVDELSRLVSILSTDKTVYYQSENFLLNITKNNLRTSDYLTHPVFSNYHCETEMMRYLKRLENKDIALNHSMIALGSCTMKLNAATQMYPITLTGFSDLHPYAPENQTKGYQQLFKDLEQALVEVTGYDAVSLQPNAGSQGEFAGLLAIKSYHQSKGEEGRNICLIPQSAHGTNPASAVMAGMKVVIVKCDESGNIDIQDLTTKAEKYADELSAIMVTYPSTHGVFEVEIKQICEIIHTHGAQVYLDGANLNAMVGITRMGEFGADVSHINLHKTFAIPHGGGGPGMGPIGVKVHLKEFLPGNPLIKDSNAVSAAMYGSASILPISWSYIKLLGKYGMQRSTEVAIVSANYIANELKDYFPILYQGEHNMVAHECIIDIRPLKEQSGISEEDIAKRLMDYGFHSPTMSFPVAGTLMIEPTESESLCEINRFIKAMISIYVEIQKVIKGEWDKDNNPLKNAPHTAIEMAGQWQYPYSREEALYPVDSLKQNKYFPPVKRIDNMYGDRNLFCSCPDINDFE